Genomic window (Chryseobacterium sp. H1D6B):
GTTCAAAAATTCATAATTAATCATTTTCATAAAATGATTGTCTTAAAAATCTAATATACTGTCCTGTATCTTTATTTAAATCATTTTTCCAATATGATTTCACTGTAACTTTTATCAATAATCTATAAAGCTTAGCTTTGCGGCAACACAATTGTAGAGAGCGTTTCGGATAGCAGATCATAAAATAGTTTTTAGAAATCTACTGCCGATTTATATTATTTGAATAAAACCAAATGATGAAAAAATAATTTAAAAAAACGAATAACCTTCTATATAAACAACTTAAAAAAGATCTATGAACAAATTTTTATGCTTTGCCATTCTTAATCTGTTATTCAGCCTTAGCCTTTCCAAAGCACAGACCGTGACATTAAGCAATACTGGGCTGGGACAGTCTTCTGTGTATACATTTAATTACACAACAACAGGAGCTATTGGCAAGGGGACTGATGTGCCGAATGTTTTTTATTTCACAATACCTGCAGGATACCAGTCGATTTCTCCCGTGCTGGCGGGCGGGAATACCCTGCAGCCTTATGTTACTTTTAAAGTGAATGGGACCGCTTATCCTTGTACGATGGCATTTGGTGGAGTCGGAGGGAGCTGGGCCAGCGGTGTGCAATTATCGGTAGCAGGTGCTACGACAGGTGTGGCCATACCAGCGGGAGCTCAAATTCAGGTTATTATTTCCGGACTGATAAAAAATCCTTTAAATGCAGGAGCTTATACTGTAAGCTGGAGAACTTTAAAGGCAAGCGGCGTGACTGTGGAGAATTTTAGTGCCCCTCTTAATTTTTCAGCAACTCTTGGTACGCAGGAAGCAATAATAAAAAATACGGATTTATCTGTATATCCAAATCCAGCAGATAGTTTTATTCAAGTTGCGGGATCTGTTACCAATGGAAAATATACCATATATGACGTTTCAGGAAACCAGATGAGCAAAGGAACTGTTGCTGCTAATGAAAAAATTAATGTCAGCAATTTAGCTTCCGGGGTTTATGTTTTGAAATTTGAAAATGGTAAGACTGCTAAGTTTATTAAGAAATAAATAAAGATTTTATACTATTCTAATTGAGATTAGATGCTGCTTTTACATAAACAAACCGCCAAAAAGGCGGTTTGTTTATTAATAATATATAATTAGTATTTTGATAACACTTATTCCTCGAAAGTATCTAAGATATTCTGTGAGCTGTCAATCATGCTTTGGGGAAGTTCTTTTTTATTTTTAATTCCTAAAGCTTTCAGTTTCTGAGTCTGTATGACAAGATTGTCATTTCCTGTAGAAAGCTGTTTGTAAGCATCATTATAAACATTTTTAGCAAGGTCTAAATTCTTTCCGACCTTTTCAAGATTATCTATAAATCCTACGAATTTGTCATACAGCCTAGCTCCTCTGTCTGCGATCTCCATAGAATTTTTATTTTGATATTCGCGTTTCCAGAGATCTGCAATAAGTTTTAGAGAAGTGATTAAGTTGCTTGGATTTAATAATAGAATTCTTCTTTCGTAAGCAAAATTCCAAAGATTCTGGTCAGCCTGCATTGCTGCAATATAAGCCGGCTCACTAGGAATGAACATCATGACAAAGTCTAAAGATTTTCCATAATCATCGTATGCCTTCTGGCTCAGCTGGAGAATGTGGTTTTTAATTGAAGATAAATGCTGGTGAAGTCTCATCGCATAGATGTCCTGATCGGTTTCATCCACAAGATCAGTGAAAGCGGTTAAAGAAACTTTAGAATCAATAATTACATTTCTTTCATCAGGGTATTTAATAACGGCATCTGGACGCATTTTCTTTCCTGAAAATTCTGAAAATAAAGCTTTATTGTCTTCATCACGGAGTTCATGTTCAAGGAAATACTCGCGGCCTTTTACCAGTCCTGATTTTTCAAGAATACTCTCCAGAATCATCTCGCCCCAGTTACCCTGCGTTTTGCTTTCTCCCTTTAATGCTCTTGTCAGTTTTTTTGCATCTTCCGAGATCTGCTGGTTCAGTTCAGCGAGTTCCTTCACCTTTTCAGCCAGAGAAAAGCGCTCTTTGTTTTCTTTTTCATACGCTTCATTAACGCGGTTTTTTAGATCTGCAATTTTTTCCTGAAATGGTTCAAGTATGGTTTTAAGATTATTTTGATTAAGCGTTGTGAATTTTTCAGATTTTTCTTCTAAAATTTTATTAGCTAAATTTTCAAACTGAAGTTTTGATTCTTCCTGTATTTTAGTAATTTCTCCTTTCTGTGTTTCCAATGATTTCTGCAGGCTTTCATTCATCACCGAAAGCTCAGAATTACGGGCGAAAATGTTTTGTTTCTCTTCCAAAAGACTTTCTGTCTGTAAATTCTGTCTTGCGATGTTTTGTTTTTGTTCTTGAAATTGAGAATATAAAGAAGAATATTCTGCAGTTATTTTTGCAAACTCATTTTTGAGATCATTAAATAAATCTGACTGCTGAAGATAGAGCTCTTTTTCTGTATAGATGGCTTGATTTAATTCCTGAATTTTAAGATTTGAATTTTCTAAATCTGAATTGCTTCTGATGTGCAGATTATTAAGCTCATCATAAGAATTTCTCGAAACCATTGATGATTTCAATACAAAATATAAAATAACTGCGCCGAGTAATCCCCCGGCAATAAATCCTAAAATCAAATATGTCATCTCCATTTTCCAAAATTACAAAAAGAAAAAATATTTTTCTTTACGGGAAACCATTTTCATGATTTGATAGTTAATATAATGATCTTAGATTTCTCCTAATGTAAATATGATAATACTGATGTCAAAATCCTTTGTCCTTCAGAATGGAGTTGCTGGACAAACAGATGTCAAATGACAATTGTCATTCAGAACGAAGCAAAGCGCAGTGAAGAATCTCACTTTATATTCTTAAACTTAATCGTTACAATTTCCAGCATGAAAATAGTTAAAAAATCCTCATAAAAAAAGTGAACCTTCTGGCTCACTCTGTGTTTTTAAATTCCAATTTCTATGGGATCCAGTGGTAAAAGAACGATCGGGGGGCAGAATCCAGTATTTACCTGGCATTTTCCATTCATACATCCATAATTTGTCATTGAAGTGGTTCCATCAGAACATCTTACCATAGCTTCACCAAAACGGCCGCAGTCTCTGTCAGAATAGCACTCTAAGGCAGGATACAGAGTTCCTCCAAATACATCTTTCAATTCTTTTCTTGAAAGTTTTGTTGAATTGTTTGTTTTCATAGAATAATTTTTTTTGATGTTAATTTGTATGTAACTTTCTCACAATGAAACTGTAAGTCTTAAAATGAAAAGCTAAAGTAGTAAAAAATTAAATCACTAGTATGTTATATAGGGATTAATTTAAATTTAATACCTTGATGGATCTATTCTTTGAAATCTCTGTGAGTATTTTGAAGAAATTTTTATTTTAAGGATTTTCTTTTGTTATTTCTTCATGATGTTTTAAGTACAGAGGAAGTGCTGCAGAACCATACCAAGGAAATATTTCATAACCGAAAACTCCGGCCTGCACGGCTGGGTCTGTTTTTACCCATTTTTCCGCTTCCTCCTTAGATTTTGTATTAAAAATAAACATACCTCGGAAGGTCTGCTTGTTCTGTTCTAAAAAAGGACCTGCTAGAATAATTTTTCCTTCTTCAGAAAGTTTCCCGATGTTGGCCAGGTGTCCTTCCATCAGCTGGCTTAGTTTTTCTTTGTCATCAATTTTGGTAGATCCGGTTTTCAGCATTACTATTGTGTACGCTTTCATGCCGTATTCGTCAGCTCCTAATGAAGCGGCTAGTTCCGGATTAAATCTTGGCTTTTCTGTTTTCTTTTCCTGGGCATACAAAGATGTCATGATAAAAAGAGCAAGTACTAAATAAATTTTCAAATTCATTTTATTTAGTCTTTTATTCTTAAAAATTCTTTTGCAAGTTCAATCATTTTTGGATCTCCAGTATATTTTCCATGTTCATCAGAAAGTTTTACGGTAGGGATCCATTCTTTGTTTGGTGCCTGAACACCAATAAGTTTCATTACAATATTCATTGGTTTTAAGCCTACATCATTCGTAAGATTTGTCCCAATTCCGAAAGAAACACCGATCTTGCCTCTGCAGTAGTTGGTTATTTCTTCTACTTTTTCAAGGTTTAAAGCATCAGAGAAAATAATGTATTTAAATAATGGATTGATGCCGTTATTTTGATAGTGGGCAATTGTTTTATCTGCAAATTCAAGCGCATCTCCGCTGTCATGACGTACCCCGTCGAAAAGTTTTGCAAACTTTTTATCAAACTGCTGGAAGAAAACATCTGTCGTGTAAGTATCGGAAAGAGCAACTCCCAAATCACCTCTATAGACATCTACCCAGTGTTCTAAAGCAAGTTCGTTAGCCATTTTGAATCCGTATTCGGCAGCATGAAACATAAACCATTCGTGGGCGTGGGTGCCAATTGGTTTTACGCTGTATTTCATAGCAAAATGAACGTTGGAGCTTCCGATGAATGTAGATTGTTTATTCTGGGTCAAAGCTTCCATTACTAAATTCTGAACCTTATAAGAATGTCTTCTTCTTGTGCCGAATTCTGCGAAGTTCACCCCTAATTTATTTAATGAATCAGCCTTTTCAAGAGTTTTACGCATAACTACTTCGTTAGAATCCCTTTCCATATGATTCATTTCGTAATGAAGCTCACTGATTAATGCTAATAAAGGAACTTCCCATAAAATTGTTCTGTACCAAAGGCCTTCTACTGTAACCTTCAAATCACTTCCAGTCTGAACAATTTTGACCTCAGAAGGATCATAATGGTAGCCTTCAAGAAAATCTAAGTAGGGAAGATCTAAGTAAGGACATGTTTTCGCTAAAAACTTTTTTTCATCTTTCGTAAGCTTAAGCTCAGCCATTTTGGTAACAGCTTCTCGTAGGGCAGCATCAAAACCTTCAGGAAATTGATGTTTTCCTCTATTTATAAATTCGTATTTTACAATAGAGCTTGGAAATAGTTTTACCACCGCATTTTGCATGGTAATTTTATAAAAATCATTATCTAGAATGGAGTTCAGCCGGACGTCGTACATATATGTGTAATTTTAACGCAAATTTAATAATTAAAAATAAAAATCGTCTAAATGTAAGACGATTTTTTAAATATTTTGATGATTTTATCTCTTTACTTTCCAAGATATGAGTTATACATCCATACTTCTTTTTCCTGCTCAACAATGTAATCGCTCATCTGAGAATTTGTTCCCTCGTCTCCTGCTTTTTCAGTAATATCTAAAAGTTCTCTTTGAAGATCAAGCACAATTTTGAAAGAATTAAGGATATTTTCTACGCTTTTCGTGCCGTCGTTTACTTCTTTGCTTTCTTTAATGCTGGAAACTTTTAAATAATCCGAATAGTTATGGGCAGGAATGCCTCCAAGTGTTAAGATTCTTTCAGCAATTTCATCAATTTTTAAAACTAAACTATTGTAAAGTTCTTCAAATTTCGGATGAAGAGTAAAAAATTGGTCTCCTTTGATGTTCCAGTGTGAACCTCTTGTATTTTGGTAGAATACTGAGTAATTTGCTAAAAGAATATTGAGTTTTTCTGAAATGTTTTTACAGTCGGTCTCTTTTAAACCGATGATGCTTGCATTTTTCATAAAGTTTATTGTTTATTATTTTATGTAATAAAGGCAGAAAATATTATGCCGAAATGATATATTGTTGATAGATGATAACTATGAAGGGATTTATAAAAATAATTTGGACAAGAATTCTTAATATTGCCGCATATGAGAAATTTACTAATAACGACGGCTGTATTTTTTGGGATATGCAGTGTCTATCTCTTAATCATGTTGTCTAAGACAGAAAATCATTTTACTTATATAATAGATGATGCATATATCCATATGGCAATGGCTAAGAATTTTGCGCTGTATAAGGTTTGGGGTATGACTCCTTATTCTTTTTCATCTTCTTCATCTTCTCCTGTCTTCACACTTATTTTAAGTACTTTAATTTATATTTTTGGGAATAATGAGCTGATTCCTCTTATTTTTAATGTTACGGTTTCTTTTTTTATTCTCTTTTTCCTTAATAAGTATTATTCTCTTTTTTTTAAAGAGAGTAACTTTATCATTGCCGCTACTATTTTTACGATATTTTTTGCTGTTCTCCATCTGCAGATTATGATAGGCATGGAACATGTTTTACAAGTATTGGTTACCATTATAAGTATTTATTATTTTTATAAATGGGCTGTTTCTAATTTTAGTGATAAAATTTCTTCTTACTGGTTTTATGCAACTATTTTACTGCTCGGTCTTATAAGATTTGAGAGTATGTTTTATTTTGTATCGCTGTCTTTTGTCTTTTGTCTCGTTAAAAAAATTAAGCAGGCTGCACTTATCCTACTATTTGGATTTGCGCCGATTCTTATTTTTGGATATTTTAATTATCAGCAGGACGGATATTTTTTTCCGAATTCTGTGATCGTGAAAGGAAGACAGTTTGAGTTTTCCGGAAATTATATTGAGCAGGTATATAATATTGTTTTTAATGGGATGTTTTTTAACAGGAGTTTTTATAAAATAGGGTTTTTTCCTTTATTGATAGGAATTGTTTTGGTTTATAGAAGTTATAAAAATAAAATTGGTCTTCAAAAAATCGTTTCAGATAATTTTCTTGTTATTGTTTGGTGTATTGTCCTAATTCTACATTCTTTGTTTAGT
Coding sequences:
- a CDS encoding T9SS type A sorting domain-containing protein; this encodes MNKFLCFAILNLLFSLSLSKAQTVTLSNTGLGQSSVYTFNYTTTGAIGKGTDVPNVFYFTIPAGYQSISPVLAGGNTLQPYVTFKVNGTAYPCTMAFGGVGGSWASGVQLSVAGATTGVAIPAGAQIQVIISGLIKNPLNAGAYTVSWRTLKASGVTVENFSAPLNFSATLGTQEAIIKNTDLSVYPNPADSFIQVAGSVTNGKYTIYDVSGNQMSKGTVAANEKINVSNLASGVYVLKFENGKTAKFIKK
- the rmuC gene encoding DNA recombination protein RmuC; its protein translation is MTYLILGFIAGGLLGAVILYFVLKSSMVSRNSYDELNNLHIRSNSDLENSNLKIQELNQAIYTEKELYLQQSDLFNDLKNEFAKITAEYSSLYSQFQEQKQNIARQNLQTESLLEEKQNIFARNSELSVMNESLQKSLETQKGEITKIQEESKLQFENLANKILEEKSEKFTTLNQNNLKTILEPFQEKIADLKNRVNEAYEKENKERFSLAEKVKELAELNQQISEDAKKLTRALKGESKTQGNWGEMILESILEKSGLVKGREYFLEHELRDEDNKALFSEFSGKKMRPDAVIKYPDERNVIIDSKVSLTAFTDLVDETDQDIYAMRLHQHLSSIKNHILQLSQKAYDDYGKSLDFVMMFIPSEPAYIAAMQADQNLWNFAYERRILLLNPSNLITSLKLIADLWKREYQNKNSMEIADRGARLYDKFVGFIDNLEKVGKNLDLAKNVYNDAYKQLSTGNDNLVIQTQKLKALGIKNKKELPQSMIDSSQNILDTFEE
- a CDS encoding YciI family protein, with the translated sequence MNLKIYLVLALFIMTSLYAQEKKTEKPRFNPELAASLGADEYGMKAYTIVMLKTGSTKIDDKEKLSQLMEGHLANIGKLSEEGKIILAGPFLEQNKQTFRGMFIFNTKSKEEAEKWVKTDPAVQAGVFGYEIFPWYGSAALPLYLKHHEEITKENP
- the pncB gene encoding nicotinate phosphoribosyltransferase, with the translated sequence MYDVRLNSILDNDFYKITMQNAVVKLFPSSIVKYEFINRGKHQFPEGFDAALREAVTKMAELKLTKDEKKFLAKTCPYLDLPYLDFLEGYHYDPSEVKIVQTGSDLKVTVEGLWYRTILWEVPLLALISELHYEMNHMERDSNEVVMRKTLEKADSLNKLGVNFAEFGTRRRHSYKVQNLVMEALTQNKQSTFIGSSNVHFAMKYSVKPIGTHAHEWFMFHAAEYGFKMANELALEHWVDVYRGDLGVALSDTYTTDVFFQQFDKKFAKLFDGVRHDSGDALEFADKTIAHYQNNGINPLFKYIIFSDALNLEKVEEITNYCRGKIGVSFGIGTNLTNDVGLKPMNIVMKLIGVQAPNKEWIPTVKLSDEHGKYTGDPKMIELAKEFLRIKD
- a CDS encoding Dps family protein — its product is MKNASIIGLKETDCKNISEKLNILLANYSVFYQNTRGSHWNIKGDQFFTLHPKFEELYNSLVLKIDEIAERILTLGGIPAHNYSDYLKVSSIKESKEVNDGTKSVENILNSFKIVLDLQRELLDITEKAGDEGTNSQMSDYIVEQEKEVWMYNSYLGK